The following coding sequences are from one Thermostaphylospora chromogena window:
- a CDS encoding ROK family transcriptional regulator, giving the protein MRRRSAATLATTGDVLQLIRSGEAVTRSEIGRVTGLSRPAVGLRVAELLRRGLVVEDTEGPSTGGRPPARLAFNAAGGLVLVASLGASRTQIGVCDLAGRVLDRTDLVIDVEEGPDVVMPLLLDTWEELLADRPVSLVRGVGMGVPATVEFAAGRTESARVMASWTGLAIPPIVAERFPVPVFVDNDVNVIAIGEHHAVYAGEVDDLLFVKVSTRIGAGVIAGGRILRGALGAAGEIGHIPVRDGGGVLCRCGGYDCLDSVASGTAILRDLRAQGRDVSTLADVVALVRAGDAETMALVRRAARMLGEVLAGAINLLNPAVVVLGGDVAETFQPMVSGVREVVYRRSTALATRDLRIERTRLGPEAGLTGCALMVLDHILSPEAIDEAPLPDAAVAP; this is encoded by the coding sequence ATGCGACGACGTTCCGCAGCGACGCTCGCGACGACCGGCGACGTTTTGCAGCTCATCCGCTCCGGAGAGGCCGTGACGCGCAGCGAGATCGGCCGGGTCACCGGGTTGTCCCGGCCCGCTGTCGGGCTGCGGGTGGCGGAGCTGCTGCGGCGCGGGCTCGTCGTGGAGGACACCGAGGGGCCGTCCACCGGCGGCCGACCCCCCGCCCGGCTGGCCTTCAACGCGGCCGGCGGGCTGGTGCTGGTCGCCTCACTGGGCGCGAGCCGTACCCAGATCGGCGTGTGCGACCTCGCGGGCCGGGTGCTCGACCGCACCGACCTGGTGATCGACGTTGAGGAGGGGCCGGATGTCGTCATGCCCCTGCTGCTCGACACGTGGGAGGAGCTGCTCGCCGACCGTCCCGTCTCGCTCGTGCGCGGCGTGGGCATGGGCGTGCCCGCCACGGTCGAGTTCGCCGCCGGGCGCACCGAGAGCGCCCGGGTGATGGCCAGCTGGACCGGCCTGGCGATCCCGCCCATCGTCGCCGAGCGGTTCCCCGTTCCGGTGTTCGTGGACAACGACGTGAACGTGATCGCCATCGGCGAGCACCACGCCGTCTACGCCGGAGAGGTCGACGATCTGCTGTTCGTGAAGGTCTCCACCCGGATCGGCGCGGGCGTGATAGCGGGCGGGCGCATCCTGCGCGGCGCCCTGGGCGCCGCGGGTGAGATCGGCCACATCCCGGTGCGCGACGGCGGGGGAGTGCTGTGCCGATGCGGCGGGTACGACTGCCTGGACTCCGTGGCCAGCGGCACCGCGATCCTCCGCGATCTGCGCGCCCAGGGGCGGGACGTGTCGACGCTCGCCGACGTGGTCGCGCTGGTCCGCGCGGGCGACGCGGAGACGATGGCCCTGGTGCGGCGGGCCGCCCGCATGCTCGGCGAGGTGCTCGCGGGCGCCATCAACCTGCTCAACCCGGCCGTGGTCGTGCTCGGCGGCGACGTCGCCGAGACGTTCCAGCCCATGGTGTCGGGCGTGCGCGAGGTCGTCTACCGCCGATCCACCGCGCTGGCAACCCGCGACCTGCGCATCGAACGCACCCGCCTGGGCCCCGAGGCCGGTCTCACCGGGTGCGCCCTGATGGTCCTGGACCACATCCTGTCACCCGAGGCCATCGACGAGGCCCCCCTGCCCGACGCCGCCGTCGCCCCCTGA
- a CDS encoding DUF2470 domain-containing protein yields MTMLAPPLPERVRTLAAVAVPTHVSSCGSARPATRIAGGVDREGRPVLLAVPGHHLHGAPDGLEVTVDLVAHRQVGTAHRPRGMLKARGRLEPVPPREARHAAVAVAEHYADEALFEVIERPDDPHAPRLLRLVPEQVTYLIGRESGTLDGDDYLAASPDPLIEPAERILRHVNARHIAPLRGAVTRLAGPVEGEVWLWELDRFGATVRVGLDDPILLRLPWPRPAATRLELELSLHQVLYHP; encoded by the coding sequence ATGACGATGCTCGCTCCGCCGCTGCCCGAGCGTGTCAGGACGCTGGCCGCCGTCGCCGTACCCACTCATGTCTCCTCCTGCGGGTCGGCGCGACCGGCGACGCGGATCGCCGGCGGGGTGGATCGCGAGGGGAGGCCGGTGCTGCTCGCCGTGCCCGGTCACCACCTGCACGGCGCACCGGACGGGCTGGAGGTGACCGTCGATTTGGTCGCCCATCGGCAGGTGGGCACGGCGCACCGGCCACGCGGCATGCTCAAAGCCCGCGGGCGGCTGGAGCCGGTCCCGCCCCGCGAGGCGCGGCACGCCGCCGTCGCCGTCGCCGAGCACTACGCCGACGAGGCGCTGTTCGAGGTGATCGAGCGGCCGGACGACCCGCACGCGCCCCGGCTGCTCCGGCTCGTCCCGGAGCAGGTGACCTATCTGATCGGGCGGGAGTCCGGCACGCTCGACGGCGACGACTACCTGGCCGCCTCCCCCGACCCCCTGATCGAACCGGCCGAGCGGATCCTCAGGCACGTCAACGCCCGCCACATCGCCCCGCTCAGGGGCGCCGTCACCCGCCTGGCCGGTCCGGTCGAGGGCGAGGTGTGGCTGTGGGAGCTGGACCGCTTCGGCGCCACCGTGCGCGTCGGCCTGGACGACCCCATCCTGCTCCGCCTCCCCTGGCCCCGGCCCGCCGCCACCCGCCTGGAGCTGGAGCTCTCCCTCCACCAGGTCCTCTACCACCCGTGA
- a CDS encoding TetR/AcrR family transcriptional regulator, translating to MEEGLGLRERKKRETRRRISDIATALFVERGFDNVTVAEIARAADVSVNTVFNYFRTKEDLFLDRQEDVVRTLSRAVRERGPGETAVEAIRRDFLDALDTRHWRFGFNDGAEVFIRVIDASPSLQRRARALADEQERDLAATLAAETGADPEDLTPLLVAAQICAVVRVLADDFRRRRGAGETAEEIIPGLRERAGRAFRAIESGIGPYARREPPATPRA from the coding sequence ATGGAGGAAGGGCTCGGCCTGCGGGAGCGGAAGAAGAGGGAGACGCGCAGGCGCATCTCCGACATCGCCACCGCGCTCTTCGTCGAGCGCGGCTTCGACAACGTGACGGTGGCCGAGATCGCCCGGGCGGCCGACGTCTCGGTGAACACCGTGTTCAACTACTTCCGGACGAAGGAGGACCTCTTCCTCGACCGGCAGGAGGACGTCGTCCGCACGCTCAGCCGGGCCGTCCGCGAACGCGGGCCGGGGGAGACCGCCGTGGAGGCGATCCGGCGCGACTTCCTCGACGCCCTCGACACCCGCCACTGGCGTTTCGGCTTCAACGACGGAGCCGAGGTCTTCATCCGCGTCATCGACGCCAGCCCGTCCCTCCAGAGGCGGGCGCGCGCCCTGGCCGACGAGCAGGAACGGGATCTGGCCGCCACCCTGGCCGCCGAGACCGGAGCCGATCCCGAGGACCTCACGCCGCTCCTCGTCGCCGCCCAGATCTGCGCGGTCGTGCGCGTGCTCGCCGACGACTTCCGGCGCCGCAGGGGTGCGGGCGAGACGGCCGAGGAGATCATCCCCGGCCTGCGCGAGCGGGCCGGGCGCGCCTTCCGCGCGATCGAATCCGGCATCGGCCCCTACGCCCGGAGGGAGCCGCCCGCCACCCCGCGGGCGTGA
- a CDS encoding ABC transporter permease: MSGVRDTWVVFRHATRAALRQKAGLFLGMLQPALFLALFGPLFATVGTWEVLVPGLLVQLALLSAGLAGFGVVFDARFGVLDRIRVTPVARTALLLGRALSASVTLLAQTVLLIVMGYGFGLRAPLAGVLLALPLVALLGVGLAALSHAVALTMNPDAFAPVMTTAVVPLTLLSGALLPMSMAPGWLDALSRLTPFRYAVEALRELFAGHYTGPAVAVGVAVTAVFCAVCTAAGVRVFSRAGS; this comes from the coding sequence GTGAGCGGCGTGCGTGACACCTGGGTGGTCTTCCGGCACGCCACGCGCGCCGCGCTCCGCCAGAAGGCGGGGCTGTTCCTCGGCATGCTGCAGCCCGCGCTGTTCCTGGCCCTGTTCGGGCCCCTGTTCGCCACGGTCGGCACCTGGGAGGTCCTGGTGCCCGGCCTGCTCGTGCAGCTGGCGCTGCTCAGCGCGGGCCTGGCGGGCTTCGGCGTCGTCTTCGACGCCCGGTTCGGGGTGCTCGACCGGATCAGGGTCACCCCGGTCGCCCGCACGGCGCTGCTGCTGGGACGGGCGTTGAGCGCCTCGGTCACCCTGCTGGCGCAGACCGTGCTGCTGATCGTCATGGGGTACGGTTTCGGGCTGCGCGCCCCGCTGGCCGGCGTGCTGCTCGCCCTGCCGCTGGTGGCGCTGCTCGGGGTCGGTCTGGCCGCCCTGTCGCACGCGGTGGCGCTGACCATGAACCCCGACGCGTTCGCGCCGGTCATGACCACGGCGGTGGTGCCGCTGACGCTGCTGTCCGGAGCGCTCCTGCCGATGTCGATGGCCCCCGGCTGGCTGGACGCGCTGTCCCGGCTCACGCCGTTCCGCTACGCGGTGGAAGCCCTGCGCGAGCTGTTCGCCGGGCACTACACCGGGCCGGCGGTGGCGGTGGGGGTCGCGGTGACCGCGGTCTTCTGCGCGGTGTGCACGGCGGCGGGTGTCCGCGTGTTCTCCCGGGCGGGCTCTTGA
- a CDS encoding ABC transporter ATP-binding protein, which translates to MKLIRVSGLTKTFDGVPAVRGVDFTVAPGEIVGFLGRNGAGKTTTMRMLTTLLPPTSGTAVIAGRDLLADPDGVRRTIGYVAQGGATDPTRPVGEELEFQAMLYGMRAAEARRRAAVVLAALGLAGLEDRPVGALSGGQRRRLDIALGLVHGPRLLFLDEPTTGLDPQSRAELWTCIRALRDERDVTVFLTTHYLEEADALCDRLLIIDDGRIVADGTPGELRRRAAGPAAPTPTLEEAFLALTGRPIGEGR; encoded by the coding sequence ATGAAATTGATCAGAGTGTCGGGTCTCACCAAGACCTTCGACGGAGTGCCGGCCGTGCGCGGTGTGGACTTCACCGTCGCGCCCGGCGAGATCGTCGGCTTCCTGGGCCGCAACGGCGCGGGGAAGACCACCACGATGCGCATGCTCACCACGCTGCTCCCGCCGACCTCCGGCACCGCCGTGATCGCGGGCCGCGACCTGCTGGCCGACCCCGACGGCGTGCGCCGCACGATCGGTTACGTGGCGCAGGGCGGCGCCACCGACCCCACGCGGCCGGTGGGCGAGGAACTGGAGTTCCAGGCGATGCTGTACGGCATGCGCGCCGCCGAGGCCCGGCGGCGGGCCGCGGTGGTGCTGGCCGCCCTGGGCCTGGCGGGCCTGGAGGACCGGCCCGTGGGCGCCCTGTCCGGCGGGCAGCGTCGCCGCCTCGACATCGCGCTCGGCCTCGTCCACGGCCCCCGCCTGCTCTTCCTCGACGAGCCCACCACCGGCCTGGACCCGCAGAGCCGGGCCGAGCTGTGGACGTGCATCCGCGCGCTGCGCGACGAGCGGGACGTCACCGTCTTCCTCACCACCCACTACCTGGAGGAGGCCGACGCCCTCTGCGACCGCCTGCTGATCATCGACGACGGCCGGATCGTCGCCGACGGCACACCCGGCGAGCTCAGACGGCGCGCGGCCGGACCGGCCGCGCCCACGCCCACGCTCGAGGAGGCCTTCCTGGCGCTCACCGGCCGTCCGATCGGGGAAGGGCGGTGA
- a CDS encoding LCP family protein yields the protein MSAASVIGWTALSALIPGAAHLRAGRRRTGFILLGTFIALLLGAAGFVLANLDNVGIVLRDSTLLIVAVLAGVGAVAWFVLVLASYITLKPDRLNHTGQITSGIVVGVLCVLVMAPFVVTANSVLVARDVADSIFAGPRDSTAPPIKDEDPWNGATRMNFLLIGGDAAGNRTGVRTDSMNVASVHVKTGNTVLISLPRNLQHVRFPPGSPLAKQFPNGFHAELPNGGLLNEVWQYAEDHPEIMGAEHQGPRALMDAIGHTLGLKIDYYVLINMYGFAALVDAIGGLKIRVEQDIKWGGLYGTAGTIKAGYRRLSGEEALWYGRSRVGSDDFSRMSRQRCVIGAFVQQATPQVVLANFTKIAQATKKLAQTNVPRDLLEHLAELALKVKDAKITSLQFVPPEYWPGNPDWEKIRRATARALRQSVQSDQRALAANVTASPGATKPSPTATRPTAEASASTPTAPSRNRPTPTRNNQEAKSLNELCGF from the coding sequence ATGTCGGCCGCCTCGGTCATCGGCTGGACCGCCCTGTCGGCCCTGATCCCCGGCGCGGCTCACCTGCGCGCCGGACGACGGCGCACCGGCTTCATCCTGCTCGGCACGTTCATCGCCCTGCTGCTCGGCGCGGCCGGGTTCGTGCTGGCCAACCTCGACAACGTCGGCATCGTCCTGCGGGACAGCACGCTGCTCATCGTGGCGGTCCTCGCGGGCGTCGGAGCGGTCGCGTGGTTCGTGCTGGTCCTGGCCTCCTACATCACCCTCAAGCCCGACCGGCTCAACCACACCGGGCAGATCACGTCCGGGATCGTGGTCGGCGTGCTGTGCGTGCTGGTGATGGCGCCCTTCGTGGTCACCGCCAACAGCGTGCTCGTCGCCCGCGACGTCGCCGACTCGATCTTCGCCGGTCCGCGGGACAGCACCGCCCCGCCGATCAAGGATGAGGACCCGTGGAACGGCGCGACCAGGATGAACTTCCTGCTCATCGGCGGTGACGCGGCGGGCAACCGGACCGGTGTGCGGACCGACAGCATGAACGTCGCGAGCGTGCATGTGAAGACCGGCAACACGGTCTTGATCAGCCTGCCGCGCAACCTGCAGCACGTGCGCTTCCCGCCGGGCAGCCCGCTGGCCAAGCAGTTCCCCAACGGTTTCCACGCCGAGCTGCCCAACGGCGGGCTGCTCAACGAGGTCTGGCAGTACGCCGAGGACCACCCCGAGATCATGGGAGCCGAGCATCAGGGGCCGCGCGCCCTCATGGACGCGATCGGCCACACCCTCGGCCTCAAGATCGACTATTACGTGCTGATCAACATGTACGGTTTCGCCGCGCTGGTGGACGCCATCGGCGGCCTGAAGATCCGCGTCGAGCAGGACATCAAGTGGGGAGGCCTGTACGGCACCGCCGGCACGATCAAGGCGGGCTACCGCAGGCTGTCCGGCGAGGAGGCGCTGTGGTACGGCCGCTCGCGGGTCGGCAGCGACGACTTCTCCCGGATGAGCCGCCAGCGCTGCGTGATCGGCGCCTTCGTCCAGCAGGCCACCCCGCAGGTCGTCCTGGCCAACTTCACCAAGATCGCCCAGGCCACCAAGAAGCTGGCGCAGACGAACGTCCCGCGCGACCTGCTGGAGCACCTGGCCGAGCTGGCCCTCAAGGTCAAGGACGCCAAGATCACGAGCTTGCAGTTCGTGCCGCCGGAGTACTGGCCGGGCAATCCCGACTGGGAGAAGATCCGGCGGGCCACCGCCAGGGCGCTGCGGCAGTCGGTGCAGTCGGATCAGCGGGCGCTGGCCGCGAACGTGACCGCCTCCCCCGGCGCCACCAAGCCCAGCCCGACCGCCACCCGGCCCACCGCCGAGGCGTCGGCGAGCACGCCGACCGCGCCGTCCAGGAACAGGCCCACTCCCACGAGGAACAACCAGGAGGCCAAGAGCCTGAACGAGCTCTGCGGCTTCTAG
- a CDS encoding ion transporter — MRERVHDVLESRGFQRFIITLILVNAATLGLETSPRIVASYGPLLTVIDHVALYIFVAELLVKVYAYRWEFLRDPWNLFDTAVVGVSLLPSTGSLSVLRALRVLRALRLISVVPSLRKVVTALLTAVPGMSSIVVLLTLVLYVAAVMSTKLYGTTAPQYFGDLPTSLFTLFQMMTGDAWSDITREVMDHHPTAWVFFVGFMLVCTFVVLNLFIAVVVSAMEEEHTEAAVHASEDAGAAVLKELADLRAELRELRDRLSGPEDR; from the coding sequence ATGCGTGAACGCGTACACGACGTCCTGGAATCAAGGGGATTCCAGCGCTTCATCATCACGCTGATCCTGGTGAACGCCGCCACCCTCGGCCTGGAGACCTCGCCTCGGATCGTGGCCTCGTACGGTCCGCTGCTGACCGTGATCGACCATGTCGCGCTGTACATATTCGTCGCCGAGCTGCTGGTCAAGGTCTACGCCTACCGGTGGGAGTTCCTGCGCGACCCGTGGAACCTGTTCGACACGGCGGTGGTCGGGGTCTCGCTGCTGCCCTCGACCGGAAGCCTGTCGGTGCTGCGCGCGCTGCGGGTGCTGCGCGCGCTGCGGCTGATCTCGGTGGTGCCGAGCCTGCGCAAGGTGGTCACCGCACTGCTCACCGCGGTGCCGGGCATGTCGTCGATCGTGGTGCTGCTCACCCTGGTGCTGTACGTGGCCGCGGTGATGAGCACCAAGCTGTACGGCACGACCGCGCCGCAGTACTTCGGGGACCTGCCGACCTCGTTGTTCACGCTGTTCCAGATGATGACCGGCGACGCGTGGTCGGACATCACCCGCGAGGTGATGGATCACCACCCCACGGCGTGGGTGTTCTTCGTGGGGTTCATGCTGGTCTGCACGTTCGTCGTGCTGAACCTGTTCATCGCGGTGGTGGTGAGCGCGATGGAGGAGGAGCACACGGAGGCGGCGGTGCACGCCAGCGAGGACGCGGGCGCGGCGGTGCTGAAGGAGCTGGCGGATCTCCGCGCCGAGCTGCGCGAGCTGCGTGATCGTCTTTCCGGTCCCGAGGATCGCTGA
- a CDS encoding spermidine synthase: MTAPAEAPSTSHSPEPYAHWLPVRPRLVVASAFMLFLELALIRWTGSNIVHLSYFTNFVLLGSFLGIGLGFLRVGRTTRPPYYSPITLAVLVVIVLLFPVTVDRDTEGILHWTSLSTSGPPAWLILPIVFCAAAVILMGPAELVGRCFPELSRLDAYRYDLIGSLTGIALFTLLSFLNAPPVVWGAIAAIAYLVLLWPDTTPARLLLVVPALVVVGALALETATAGALWSPYYKVTNERFDVGGVPVLDVRVNGIPHQQTLPAEHRLQVERQYALPYERSVSAPRDVLIVGAGSGTDVAIALSRGAQRVDAVEIDPQLRRLGVEFHPDRPYDDPRVTTHITDGRAFLEQTAKKYDMILFALPDSLTLVSGASSLRLESYLFTAEAMRAARDHLKPGGTFSMYNYYRERWLVDRLASTVQAAFGHAPCVDVVSEAGQQAVITAGLTPADQRCGTPWAGPAADTPPPSDDDRPFLYLKDRTIPPIYVITLLLILAVSLLAVRVLAGPYSRMRPYGDLFLLGVGFLLLETKSVTGFALLFGTTWLVNAIVFAGVLVAVLAAVEVTRRFRTPPLPVMYGVLAGGLLLSWLVPNSWLLSLPVPLRAVIAVAVAFLPIFAANVVFAKRFADSANSTVAFGANLLGAMVGGCLEYLALLVGYRGLLIVAAVLYLGAFLLLPRKGAPAAT; this comes from the coding sequence ATGACCGCACCGGCGGAGGCGCCGTCCACCTCCCACTCTCCCGAGCCGTACGCCCACTGGCTGCCCGTACGACCGCGACTGGTAGTCGCCAGCGCGTTCATGCTCTTCCTGGAGCTGGCTCTGATCCGGTGGACCGGTTCCAACATCGTCCACCTGAGCTATTTCACGAACTTCGTCCTGCTCGGCTCCTTCCTCGGCATCGGGCTGGGCTTCCTGCGGGTGGGCAGGACGACGCGTCCTCCGTACTACTCCCCGATCACCCTGGCCGTGCTGGTGGTGATCGTCCTGCTGTTCCCGGTCACGGTGGACCGCGACACCGAGGGCATCCTGCACTGGACGAGCCTGTCCACCTCCGGCCCACCCGCCTGGCTCATCCTGCCGATCGTCTTCTGCGCGGCCGCGGTCATCCTGATGGGCCCGGCGGAGCTGGTCGGCCGGTGCTTCCCGGAGCTGTCCCGCCTGGACGCCTACCGGTACGACCTGATCGGCAGCCTCACCGGCATCGCGCTGTTCACCCTGCTGTCGTTCCTCAACGCGCCGCCGGTGGTGTGGGGGGCGATCGCCGCGATCGCCTATCTCGTCCTGCTGTGGCCCGACACCACGCCGGCCCGCCTGCTGCTCGTCGTGCCGGCCCTGGTCGTGGTGGGCGCCCTGGCGCTCGAGACGGCGACCGCGGGAGCGCTGTGGTCGCCGTACTACAAGGTGACGAACGAGAGGTTCGACGTCGGCGGCGTGCCCGTGCTCGACGTCCGGGTCAACGGCATCCCCCACCAGCAGACGCTCCCGGCCGAGCATCGGCTGCAGGTCGAGCGGCAGTACGCGCTGCCGTACGAGCGGTCGGTGTCCGCCCCGCGGGACGTGCTGATCGTGGGCGCGGGCAGCGGCACCGACGTCGCCATCGCGCTCAGCAGAGGTGCCCAGCGGGTGGACGCGGTCGAGATCGATCCGCAGCTGCGGCGGCTCGGCGTCGAGTTCCACCCGGACCGGCCCTACGACGACCCCCGGGTCACCACGCACATCACCGACGGGCGGGCGTTCCTGGAGCAGACCGCGAAGAAGTACGACATGATCCTCTTCGCGCTGCCCGACTCGCTGACGCTGGTCTCCGGAGCGAGCTCGCTGCGCCTGGAGAGCTACCTGTTCACCGCCGAGGCGATGCGCGCGGCCCGTGACCACCTCAAGCCGGGCGGCACGTTCTCGATGTACAACTACTACCGGGAGCGCTGGCTGGTCGACCGGCTCGCCTCCACCGTCCAGGCGGCCTTCGGCCACGCGCCGTGCGTCGACGTGGTGTCCGAGGCCGGGCAGCAGGCGGTGATCACCGCGGGTCTGACCCCCGCCGACCAGCGGTGCGGAACCCCGTGGGCCGGCCCCGCCGCGGACACGCCGCCGCCGTCCGACGACGATCGGCCCTTCCTCTACCTCAAGGACCGCACCATCCCCCCGATCTATGTGATCACGCTGCTGCTCATCCTGGCGGTCAGCCTGCTCGCGGTGCGCGTGCTCGCCGGTCCCTACTCCCGGATGCGCCCCTACGGCGACCTGTTCCTGCTCGGGGTGGGCTTCCTGCTGCTGGAGACCAAGAGCGTGACCGGGTTCGCGCTGCTGTTCGGCACGACGTGGCTGGTCAACGCGATCGTGTTCGCCGGGGTGCTGGTGGCGGTGCTGGCCGCGGTCGAGGTGACCCGCCGCTTCCGCACGCCGCCGCTGCCGGTCATGTACGGCGTGCTCGCGGGCGGGCTGCTGCTGTCCTGGCTGGTGCCGAACTCGTGGCTGCTGTCGCTGCCGGTGCCGCTGCGCGCGGTCATCGCGGTGGCGGTGGCCTTCCTGCCGATCTTCGCGGCGAACGTGGTGTTCGCCAAGCGGTTCGCCGACAGCGCGAACAGCACGGTCGCGTTCGGCGCGAACCTGCTGGGCGCGATGGTCGGCGGCTGCCTGGAGTACCTCGCCCTGCTGGTGGGCTACCGCGGGCTGCTCATCGTCGCCGCCGTGCTCTACCTGGGCGCCTTCCTCCTCCTGCCGCGCAAGGGCGCTCCCGCGGCGACGTAG
- the edd gene encoding phosphogluconate dehydratase yields the protein MNGVVEEVTERLRERSRASRTAYLDRLDAAAREARERGPARTALPCANLAHGFAAAGTRDKLALRGAAKPGVAIVTSYNDMLSAHQPYATYPETLKAAVRAAGGVAQVAGGVPAMCDGVTQGRPGMELSLFSREVIAMSTAIALAHEMFDAALMLGVCDKIVPGLLIGALHFGHLPTVFVPAGPMPSGLPNKVKARTRQRYAEGLIGRDEMLDAEARSYHSPGTCTFYGTANSNQVLMEVMGLHLPGATFVSPHSELRTALTEAAGARAVELVAHGSQYTPVGRIVDEKAIVNAVVALLATGGSTNHTLHLVAIAAAAGIELLWDDIAALSAVVPLLARIYPNGAADVNDFQRAGGVQVLVAELLDAGLLHRDVLTVAGPGLDHYRCAPALKDGRLVWEERIRPSDDLDVLRPVSDPFRPDGGIHMLEGNLGRAVSKVSAVKPEHMVIEAPAVVFDDQADLLRAFEGGELDGRDFVAVVRFQGPSANGMPELHKLTPPLAALLDRGQKVAIVTDGRMSGASGKVPAAIHLSPEAARGGPIALVRDGDVIRLDSVRGTLTLLVPEEELARRAPAAPPSPAARKGTGRELFAAFHAAVGPAERGAGIFAINGATG from the coding sequence GTGAACGGCGTCGTCGAAGAGGTGACCGAGCGGCTGCGTGAGCGCAGCCGTGCAAGCCGTACCGCCTACCTGGACCGGCTGGACGCGGCGGCACGGGAGGCGCGCGAACGCGGCCCGGCCCGTACGGCGTTGCCGTGCGCCAACCTCGCGCACGGCTTCGCGGCGGCCGGCACGCGAGACAAGCTCGCGCTGCGGGGCGCCGCCAAGCCCGGCGTGGCGATCGTGACGTCCTACAACGACATGCTCTCCGCGCACCAGCCGTACGCGACCTACCCGGAGACGCTCAAGGCGGCCGTGCGGGCGGCGGGCGGCGTGGCCCAGGTGGCGGGCGGCGTGCCCGCCATGTGCGACGGCGTCACGCAAGGACGCCCCGGCATGGAGCTGTCGCTGTTCAGCCGCGAGGTGATCGCCATGTCCACCGCGATCGCCCTGGCGCACGAGATGTTCGACGCCGCGCTGATGCTCGGCGTGTGCGACAAGATCGTGCCCGGCCTGCTCATCGGCGCGCTGCACTTCGGCCACCTGCCGACGGTGTTCGTGCCCGCCGGGCCGATGCCCTCCGGCCTGCCCAACAAGGTCAAGGCCCGTACACGCCAGCGCTACGCCGAAGGGCTGATCGGCCGGGATGAGATGCTCGACGCCGAGGCGCGCTCCTACCACTCCCCCGGCACCTGCACCTTCTACGGCACCGCCAACTCCAACCAGGTGCTGATGGAGGTGATGGGCCTGCACCTGCCGGGCGCGACGTTCGTCAGCCCGCACTCCGAGCTGCGTACCGCGCTCACCGAAGCCGCGGGGGCGCGCGCGGTGGAGCTGGTCGCCCACGGCTCGCAGTACACGCCGGTGGGCCGGATCGTGGACGAGAAGGCCATCGTCAACGCGGTGGTGGCGCTGCTGGCCACCGGCGGCTCCACCAACCACACCCTGCACCTGGTCGCGATCGCCGCGGCGGCCGGGATCGAGCTGCTGTGGGACGACATCGCCGCGCTGTCGGCGGTCGTGCCGCTGCTGGCCCGGATCTACCCCAACGGCGCGGCGGACGTGAACGACTTCCAGCGTGCGGGCGGCGTGCAGGTGCTCGTCGCCGAGCTGCTCGACGCGGGACTGCTGCACCGAGACGTGCTCACCGTGGCCGGGCCCGGCCTGGACCACTACCGGTGCGCTCCCGCGCTCAAGGACGGCCGGCTGGTCTGGGAGGAGCGCATCCGGCCGAGCGACGACCTGGACGTGCTCCGCCCGGTCTCCGACCCGTTCCGGCCCGACGGCGGCATCCACATGCTGGAGGGCAACCTCGGCCGCGCGGTGAGCAAGGTGTCCGCGGTCAAGCCCGAGCACATGGTGATCGAGGCTCCGGCCGTCGTCTTCGACGACCAGGCGGACCTGCTGCGCGCTTTCGAGGGTGGGGAACTGGACGGCCGGGACTTCGTGGCGGTCGTCCGCTTCCAGGGGCCCAGCGCGAACGGCATGCCCGAGCTGCACAAGCTGACCCCGCCGCTGGCCGCGCTGCTCGACCGCGGGCAGAAGGTGGCGATCGTCACCGACGGCCGGATGTCCGGCGCCTCCGGCAAGGTGCCCGCCGCGATCCACCTGTCACCGGAGGCGGCCAGGGGCGGCCCGATCGCGTTGGTACGCGATGGGGACGTCATCCGGCTCGACTCCGTACGCGGTACCCTGACGCTGCTGGTCCCGGAGGAGGAGCTGGCCCGCCGCGCACCGGCGGCCCCTCCGTCCCCGGCCGCGCGCAAGGGCACCGGACGGGAACTGTTCGCCGCCTTC